A stretch of DNA from Serinus canaria isolate serCan28SL12 chromosome 14, serCan2020, whole genome shotgun sequence:
AAGAGAAGGAGGTGGAAAATCCGCTGGGAGATGGCAAAGGCAATAAACATAAGAAACACcgaaagagaagaaaaggggaTGAGAATGAAGGATTTCCCAATGTTGAGCTGTTAGAAGGGGCAAGAAAACCAAGAGAGCCAGTTCCAACAGAAGATGCTAAAACAGACTCTCTATTCATGCTGCCAAGCAGGGATGATGCCACCCCTGTAAGGGATGAGCCCATGGAAGCTGATTCCATTGCTTTCAAACCAGTgtctgaaaaggagaaaaaagagaaggataaGCCAAAAGCAAAGGTTGAGAAAACAAAGCGGAAAGTAGAAGTGGCGTCTGCTCCAAAGAAAGACAGTGTAGCTAAACCAGCTaaagcttcccaggaaaaagtgGATCCCGATCGCGAAAAATCTCCTCGAACAGAACCTCCTGTGAAAAAAGTCAAGGAAGAGCTGCCAAAGACAGACAGTGTTAAAACCTCTTCCTCTCAGAAGGATGAGAAGGCTCTTGGTACACCACGGAAGGCTCATCCCAAAGTGACAAAGGACCACCCAGAAACCAGACCAGCCAAGGAGgagaaggcaaagaaagaaCATCCTAAAGAAGCTAAGGCAGAGAAGCCCTCCAGCAAGGAGGAGAAGTCAAAGAAACCTGCTGAGAAAAGCAAGCTTTCTGATGCCAAacttgagaaaaggaaaagaaaagcagaggaaaaggctgaTAAAGAACATGAGGCCACTTCTGCAAAGGCCTATAAACCTGAAAGTGCAGAATTGAAAACATCACCCAAGGGGAAGGCTGAGCCCGAGGGGGACAAAGGGGAGCGGACCCCGGAAAAGgataaagctgcttttcttaACAACCCGTCCAAAAAGATTAAACTTAACcgagaaactggaaaaaagatTGTGAGTGGAGAAAATGTGCCACCTGGAAAAGAAGCTGTGGAGAAacctgagcccagcagcagcaaagtcaAAGCGGAAAAGACCAAGGGAAAAGCAAGGAGGAAAGTGACAGCAGCTGATGGCGCTAGCTCAACTCTTGTGGATTACACCAGGTACCTCGgcagttcttttccttttctttctttcctcctccccccctcCAGTTCTTTATGGTGCTTAAGGAAAGGAACAGCTAAATTTGTGCTAAACAAGGGAATAATCCATGATCTTCCTTATGAAACTATACTTGGTTTATACTCAAACTCAGCTGTTGTTAAGGAAAACGGGCAGTTTGTACTGCACAGGAAGCTGGTTGGGTTCATTCATTGGTGATGCAAACTCAAAACATTTAAGACATTTGTTGAAGACTTAAGATAGTGTCTTGGTAATCTAAAAAGCTTGTAAAATGTCCATTTTTCTAAGGAAGAAATGGGGCATAAGGATGAAACTTTGCCTGTCTGTACCTCTCCATAATTGCTTGCTTCCATGTTAAAAGAAGAATTGATATCTAATTTATCTGCCATTGGGAGAAATAGGACATGAAAGAATTACCAGATCAGACAGTCCCCAATCTGATAATCTTGTGTCTTTGTTAATTAAATGTATAGTAGCAAGATACTAAATTAATTGATTGCTCATAATCTCAGCCAGTGGACTCAGCCTTTCTCTTGTCTGTTCCCTTAATTGAACATTCTTGAGGAAAATGCTGAGAATTTAGAATTGAAACACAAGCCAGTTTATAAAATGTTCCCCAAGCTGGCTGTCTGTGCATCCCATTACTAATGTCCATGTTTTTCCTCCCAGCACGAGTTCCACTGGAGGAAGCCCTGTCAGGAAGCCTGAGGAGAAGCCAGACACCAAACGAACTGTCATTAAGACCCTGGAGGAGTATAACAACGACATAACAGCCCCTGCTGAGGATGTCATTATTATGATCCAGGTCCCTCAGTCCAAGTGGGATAAAGATGACTTTGAGTCTGAAGAGGAAGACATCAAATCCACCACCCAGGTGCCCCCAGCTGTAGGGAAACCAGCCAGTGTTATCAAACCTGTGAGTGCAAAGGCACCAAACCCCCTCAAACACACTGAAAAGGAGACAGAGCCTctggagaaaatacagaaagctgcaaaagaagCAAGTTATGAAAGCACCCAACACGATGCCAAGAGTTCAAAAAGTTCTGTGTCGAGTGAAAAAGGTAAAACCAAAGACCGGGATCATTCTTTGTCAGACAAGGACAGCTCtgagaagaggaagagcagtGTTCAGCCAGAAAAAGAGCACTCAGAACGGGCAGCTGagcaaggaaatggaaaaactgTATCTCAGTCTTCTAAAGATGGCAGGTCTTCAGAGAAGCATGACAGTGGCCGTGGCTCCGCTGCGAAGGACTTCACTCCCAACCGAGACAAGAAGTCTGACCAtgatggcagcagggagcatTCGAGTTCCAAGCGCAGAGATGAGAAGAGTGAATCAGCGCGGAGGAAAGACTCCCCATCCCGGATCAGAGACTCCACAGCGGTGCAGAAGAGCAAACCAAGAGAGGAGCGTGTGGAGCCACCCAAGAAGGGCCCTGCGGAGGCCAAGCGGAGCAGCTACAGCCCCCCGCGGGAGCGCAAGCCCGCCGAGCACAAAGCTGTGCACGAGCCCAAGCGCCCCGCTGAGGAGCACAAACCCCCGGAAAAAAACCCGggcaaagagaaggagaaagagaaggagaaggagaagcatGTCCCGGAAGTCAAGAGCAATAAGGAGAAAGAGCCAGGTGGAAATAAGCCACCAGTGAAACAGGACTCGCCAGAAGATAAAGTGGAGAAGGAGAACGCGGCGGGTCAGAGCGATAAAGGCGCGGCGAAGCCGAAGCCGCCGGTGAGCAGCGCCACGCGCCTCTCGTCCGACCTCACCCGCGAGACCGACGAGGCCGCCTTCGTGCCAGACTACAACGAGAGCGACAGCGAGAGCAACGTGTCTGCAAAGGAcgaggaggctgcagggaaaacGCCCAAAGAGGTGAAGGAAAAGGCTGTGGATAAGGTGAAAGAGGAGGCGGCGGCCCCGGCTCCCGCCGAGCAGCCAGAGGTGGgcaggagccagagccagagcagccccagtgtCAGCCGCAGCCGCAGCCACAGCCCCTCCGAGAGCCAGACACggagccacagcagcagtgccagctcaggggaGAGTCAggacagcaagaaaaagaaaaagaagaaggagaagaagaagcacaAGAAGCACAAGAAACATAAGAAGCATAAGAAACACATGGGAAATGAAACAGAATTGGAAAAGAGCCAAAAACACAaacataagaagaaaaaatcgAAGAAGAGCAAAGATAAAGAGAAAGATGACCAAAAAGTGAAATCTGTCACAACATAAACCGACAGATAATGAAAAAATGACTTAATTACTAAGTCATCTGTATGATCTTTGTTAAAATGTAAACGACTTCAAGTGTTGTAAATAATGACATGAAAGACCCTGTGCTGCACTTAAAATATTGCTGCTTgattatttgatttttacatCAGAGCTTTATAAAAGTGAACATTTTGTACAGAATTGTGAGTTGTGACCATGTAACATTGAAAGGTTTTGCTGGGGCATCTTCTTTTTAACCACCGTTAATTATTTTGGGTGGAGTTTACTGTACTGTGAAGATTTTCACATTcgggttttttttaattgcctggCAGAAGCAGCTGGTACCAGTTACCAAATACCAGCGGATAAAATGCAGAATACATTACAGCCCTGTTATGTCACTTTTTGATTAcaataaaaaaagttttcaatAAATGACCCAATGTGAGATTTCCAGTGGTAGTTGCACGTGAGCAGGGAGCATTCCAAGCCTTCCccttcctggaagtgtccaaggccgggttggtcagggcttggagcagcctggcgtagtggaaggtgtccctgcctgtggcagagagGTGGGACTGGAGGTGGGCTTTATGGtccttcaacccaaaccattccaggattctaaCAGTAGTGCCACAGAAAAAACTTGGTGGGAACTACTGTGTGGGAAAAATAACTTACAAAGGGGTTTGATTTGGGGGAAACTGGCAGGACCTGCCCTGGTGGAGGgtgaggaggtgctgggggtggTGTGCGCTGCTCTGTGTGCCAAGGAGCCAGGGGTTTGTAGAGTAGAACCTGGGATGTGGCCCCAAAGCTGCAGCCCCTCTTGGCGCTGGCACTGGCTGCTTCAGGTAAGGTCACACATGAAGCTGCCACGTGGCTGCTTTGTTCTGGTTTGCTTGGAAAGCTGTTGTCCTTTAGGATTGGAGCTCTGTGCTCgttgaggtcccttccagccaaaaccagtcCAGAATTTGGCAGCACACGTTTGCACTCAGGGTAAACCTCCCTGTAATTTGCGTTTTCTCTCCCAATGCTGCTCACCAGGTGTTGATGTTTTAAACAGAACTGTGAGGTCGGTGTGGGACACGGCAGTGACACCTgacagccctgagccctctgtGATGTGTGGGGCTCAGAaggggcaggacagggaagcctggaaaggcaggatcctgctctgagcagtgcGGGTGCCGAGTGAACCGCGGTGCCCCTGGCGACAGCCCCGGCCCGGGACGAGTGGCGGCCCCTTGGCAGACCCGACACGGCTGTGTTGGTGCGCACGGCAGTGGAGCAGCGCCCGCTGGGCCCTGCGGGCTCCTCtgggcggcggcgggagggctctggaggaggaggaggatggcgatggagaggagggagccGTGCGGAgcccgggcagcgccggcccggggctgccccgctCTCCGGGCTGACGTCAGCGCCGGGCACGAGGGGACAGCGTCGCTGCCGAGCCCGTGACCCGCTTTCCCTTCCACGGGCGAGGGCTTCGCTCGCCAATTCCCGGCTCTGATCCAGCGCCGCTCCGCGCcgggctgtgccagagcccgCCCCGGCGGGTCCCCCGAACccgctctcctcctcctcctcctcgtcctccgTGGAAATGCCCCCGCGAGTTCTGCCAACGCCCGTGCCTTTGAGAGGTAAATGAGAGTTGAGTAATTAGCGACGGGGCACTCAGGGGCGAAATTCCTCGGGTTTCTTTTCCATAGCTCCGCTATGGCTGTGGCGCGTCCCGGGCTGGGGACGTGGCTGGGACAGCTCGGGCCGGGCACCCTCTGCCCCATCACCCTCCGAGGGGCCGGGACAGGACGGGGCTTCGCCGGCGTTTGTCCATCCCCTCCGTGTGTTTGTGTGTGCGAGTGCACACGCCGGGGCTGCTGTCACCCTTTTGTGAGCGAAATGGCTGTTTGGTAGCAGCGAGAGAGGGCTCCTTGCCAAGCTGCCTAATTAAGACTAAGCATATGCAGATTCGCCTTGTTTTCAGCTAATGACAGCTGCAAACAGTTATTTGTCGGGCTGGCGCTGGGTTGGTGACATGAGGCCAGCGACCCCCGAGTGATCTGGCCGTGCACCGCAGCACCACGGGCGAGGGTGCGAGGGGCACCGGCCTcccgggggctgcaggggccaGGCCGTGCCCCCGGTGCCCCCCAAGGGACCACGCGGGTcagccctgcctcagcagcCTTGGCATCGCCCCCAGCTCcttgagctgggagctgccagagaggggatgttttgttttgttttgttttgctttgctttgttttgctttgtttggttttgagcgttgccagcagcacagacataTCATGATGTTTCACAGGGAAACATAAATATGTGTGCAAACGTGGGTGACATTTGTGGTTCCCCAGCCAGCGGCCTTCAGCAATGCTCTGCCAGCTGAGAACCGAGGCAGAGACCGAGGTGGGAACTCCCTCCCCGCAGCCCTGCCCCgagggcagctggcagctctccagaATCCCGGGCTTCCTGAGGATGCTCTCAAAAAGAGCATTTTCATTGGGTTTGTCACTGTCGTGATGGTGCTGATGGAAGGAGAGAGCCTTGCCCAGCTCGGGAGGCCTGAGCTCGTGGAACACTCCACGCTGTTCTAAGGCTGCAGGGAAATGAGGACGTGGGGGAGAAGTCACCCTGGAGATATAATTAAGTCCTGTTTGACACACATCCTGCTGGTGAGCTGTGCCTCGGGGCTGGGGtgccctctgtgtcccctgtccccacagcccgCCGGGAGAGGATGTGCTCGGGTCTGCaatcccaggatttgggatcccAGTCCTGTACCTCTGTtccaaacccagggcacagggcaggggtgggggcaagggcagctctgctctgccccgTGGGCATGGGGTAGTCCAAaagctgggagccagggctgggctgtggcccTGGCCCTGTCCGTCTGCTGTTACGTGTCCTTGACCCTGAGGACCAGGAGCAAACTGCACTGGGAAGATGAGCTGGGCTGACACCAGCAGCCCAAGGTGGGCAGGATGCAGAGGCACCCCCATTCCATCCTACCCCACCACTGCCTGGTGGTTACTGGCCACATTCCCAGCCCACCAAGCCCTCCAGCCCAGAAATTAGCCCGTGTTCCTCCCACAAGGAGCTAAGTGCTCAGAAGATTCTGAGAATATTTTGAAGCACTTCTGATTTTAATTGggtttatttaattattatttactttGACTGAATAAACTGCTGTGTTTAAATAACACTGGTTTTGCCAAAATGCTGTCAGGGAGAAGCTGCTTTGCCTTCAGGAGCCCTCAGGTGTGGgctgccttcccagcccctcacacaACAGGGTGTGAGCATCCTCCTGCACCAGCCAGGAGTGCACTCCGTGCCAGGGGTGAccctctgggcacagggagggacacaggagctgtgggggtGTTTCCAAATACACCTCCAGCATCACCTGTggggcctggcagggctgaaGGGCTTGGCTGTgaccctcctgcagccaggcagggcccAGCTCCTCGGGAGGTTTGTGAGGCAGAAGGGATCCAAAGAGCATCTGAGCCGTGGGCAGGACGATCAGCTGAGCTTGGaaaactggggagaaaagggatgGAAGCAACTGGCGAATACTGACAGCACCAACCAACAGTGGTGAAGCCTCGGTCCCAATCCACCTGTGGAACTGGTTCTCGTgcatgaatttttctttttttatgttttagaTCACAATGAAATCCCATAGAGACAgtttgggagagctgggagtgtcCAGCCCGTGGCACTGTGTTAGGTGATGGAATGTCATCACAGGCCCCCAGCCAGGTAATaagcattgactccatgattcccagaaggctgatcaatcacTTTGTTCTACTCTACTTAATAAAAACCCATTGCTTTTATGGACAGTTATGATACAGGTGGACCTAACTGgtcctttaattaaaacaccatcaccattggTCAATTAggaaaccaccctttggtaaacaaatctccataacacattccacatgttcacaacaacaggtgcagcaagtgaagataagaattgtttctcattcttttctctgctcttcccacagccttccccaggctgatgcctgggaaagctgtgtgctgctctctgtggccagagagctgctgccacagtggagcagcctttcctgggaaggaagggcccaggctgggctcagggctctccccctgccctgcagggtcTGAGGGTCCCACCAGGACAGAGCCACCCTTGGGACACGCTGCTCTTCCAGCGTGGGGGGGTGGTCTCTGCACCAGCAGCAACTTTTCCATCACTTGGTTTCCTTATTTGGCGTTTCTTTAATAATTAGTGGGAGATTTTGTACTTATGTTTGCAATTATCTGGATGCCTCTGGGACATGTTCTGCTGGATAATTGAATCTCCTGGTCTGTGACTGCAGGGGTGGCTGGGGAGAGAAGGCTGGAGCCCAGGAACGCTCTGCTGCCTGTTGGTGTCATGTTAAAACAGATtgagctttttaattttaaaaaaatgactggaaaaaaagcattttgttttgctgtccTCAGCACAAGCTTTGCTGGAGCCTGGACTAGAGAGGAAAATGCATGATTATCAGTAATTAACAGGATAAATGCTTTAATTAGATGCAGTGGGTTTCCATGTGCCCAGCTCCAGTGACTGACGCTGGGGAGactggggcagtggggatgggggtcctggacagacagatggatgctgtgtgcagcctgtgctgggtgggcaggagaggggctgtgcccagcaccctgtgctggtgccaggacccagctctgtgcagggcatgtccctgtccctcagaGAGGTCTCAGTGTGTCACTTCTTCTGTCACAGCACGTGACATTGGCATGTAGAGTGccaagagagggaaaaggaaccTCCATGTCAGAGCTGCTCTCGAAGGTGAGTGCAAACTCCTTGGCTTCTAAACCTTTCTAATTTAGGGAGATTCAGTGAAATCCATTCCATTAGCATTGCTAATTCTTGTAGGGCCTGGCAGGGGATCAGAGAAGCACAAACAGGTTGGGGTTGGAGGAAACCTTACAGACCACCCAGTTCCACTCCCCTGCcgtgagcagggacagctcctaCTACAacagggtgctccaagcctcacccagcctggccttggacaccaGGGGCAAGGGGGTCTGTGTGTCCGAGCCAGGGGGCAgccactggggctgggggctctgctccccctgagccctgcagctctgcagagcaaggAGAGACCCTCCAAGTGCATCTGTGCTGGGTTCCCAGGTAGGTAATGGAAGAATTGGCAAACCATGCCCAGGAAAATGTAACCAGGGATcttgggagcagagaggaacagGTAAGAGGTGCTCGAAGTCTGATTTTAAAGGTGGTCTTGGTCCCACACAAAGGCAGCCAGGCGGGGTGTCTGGCACAAGAAATGGAACAATTTCAGTTTCAGGTCCAGGTCTGTCAGGACCTGGTTCAGGGGCTGGGATCAGTCCCGTGGGCACCCCCATGCTGGTTTGGGGGGACCGAGGTGACCTGGGATGGGGGTGGCAGCTGTGACCCCCCCCATCCTTGGGcactcagccaggctggcacgGCAGAGCCGGCCCAtgggcacccagagctgcaggctgcatTATCCCGGTAGTTTTCCTCCCCTTTTGGCTCTCcagagcaggatgctgctggcatCGGCCCCTCCTCCCCCGGTGATGCTGCGGGAGCCGCGAGTGCGTtccggcagcagcagcaccccccGAATTAGCACAGGGCCCCCACGGCGGGGGtgaggcagcagccctggcaccctgtgccccgcgaggccctggcactgccaccactgccccagccgcccctgtgccagtgctgcggtgccaggagctgcccagcgCCCCGGGCAGCACCGCTGCTCCCCGCCGAGCACGGGCTGACGGAACACGAGGTGGAAATCGGCTCGGGGGCTCTCTGTCCCCCTTGTCCCCGGCCTGTGCCCGGTGGGTGTTTgtccctcctgcaggcagcctgtCCCCGCTCCGTGTGCCGGGAATGCCGAGGAGTGCCCGGAATGCCGAGCAGCGAattgggctggagctgctgcccaatTAGCTAAACTAATTGTCCGTGAGGAGGGCTGGCAGGCACCCCGACCCTCCCCGAAGGGCCGGGGGCTCCGATTCTGCTGCGCTGCTGGATTTCCAGAGGGAAGATGTTCCTCTGTATTTCCCTGATCTGTACAtcagcctgcaggcagagctggggtgggatTACAGCCGGTGGATGCCCggtggggctgtggcaggtTTGTAACCCTGTCCTTGTACCGAATGTCACATCCCcgtgccctgcctgcccccggGACGTTGTGACAGTCCTGCTGTTGCCGGTCCCACCCAGGGAAGGTCGgtcaggaggggaggggggagatACTTGTTTGTGGAATTGCAGAAATGCACATGCcttgctgttttctgcttgAAATTAACAAATAATGCAAAATTCTGTTCCTGATATGGCAGGAACGAGCCTTTGGAAGTGTCCTCAACTGTTTCTGGCTGGGAAAACAAGACATACgtagacatttaaaaatataagtgTGTGCATGTAGATATACCAGGGTTCTGTAGGGGCGGCAGGGTGGGCCTCAGCCCGGAGCCTTGTGCG
This window harbors:
- the RBBP6 gene encoding E3 ubiquitin-protein ligase RBBP6 isoform X3, translated to MSCVHYKFSSKLNYDTVTFDGLHISLSDLKRQIMGREKLKAADCDLQITNAQTKEEYTDDSALIPKNSSVIVRRIPIGGVKATSKTYVMTPKSHKILETTFRSRSEPVSGTSKAIDDSSASISLAQLTKTANLAEANASEEDKIKAMMTQSGHEYDPVNYMKKPVGPPPPSYTCFRCGKPGHYIKNCPTNGDKNFESVPRIKKSTGIPRSFMMEVKDPNTKGAMLTNTGKYAIPTIDAEAYAIGKKEKPPFLPEEPSSSSEEDDPIPDELLCLICKDIMTDAVVIPCCGNSYCDECIRTALLESEEHTCPTCHQTDVSPDALIANKFLRQAVNNFKNETGYTKRLRKIQQQQQQQQQQQLPPPPPPPPPLMRQTITRTLQPLMRPAMARQQDPLMIPLASLASRSALSSLGPGPSMAAGLPVNPSSVVVSDLPPAVSLSLRGEKPDGPFRDADAVLPPALMTAAELSKSSPLSISSLLEEKGYQVPVLRQPAIPSLLGPQGQSIPTTGHPMRAGALRRPGWELSNRGRPHSDRAQRTQAPSLPASAPVFVPVPPPPLYPPPPHALPLPPGVPPPQFPPQFPPGQPPSAGYTVPPPGYPPAPANMSSAWVPTAVPAAHSNTIPTTQAPPLSREEFYREQRRLKEESKSPYSASSYSRSSYTYSKSRSGSSRSRSYSRSFSRSHSRSYSRSPPYQRRGKGKSRNYRSRSRSHGYHRSRSRSPPYRRYHSRSRSPVFRGQSPTKRTVPQGEAEREYFNRYREVPPYDMKAYYGRSVDFRDPFEKERYREWERNYREWYEKFYKGYAVGAQPRPPVSRENFSPERFGPPGTRRENSPYARGRREEYPAGQSHRNRNVAGNYPEKPGRESHGIKDPTKSKEKEVENPLGDGKGNKHKKHRKRRKGDENEGFPNVELLEGARKPREPVPTEDAKTDSLFMLPSRDDATPVRDEPMEADSIAFKPVSEKEKKEKDKPKAKVEKTKRKVEVASAPKKDSVAKPAKASQEKVDPDREKSPRTEPPVKKVKEELPKTDSVKTSSSQKDEKALGTPRKAHPKVTKDHPETRPAKEEKAKKEHPKEAKAEKPSSKEEKSKKPAEKSKLSDAKLEKRKRKAEEKADKEHEATSAKAYKPESAELKTSPKGKAEPEGDKGERTPEKDKAAFLNNPSKKIKLNRETGKKIVSGENVPPGKEAVEKPEPSSSKVKAEKTKGKARRKVTAADGASSTLVDYTSTSSTGGSPVRKPEEKPDTKRTVIKTLEEYNNDITAPAEDVIIMIQVPQSKWDKDDFESEEEDIKSTTQVPPAVGKPASVIKPVSAKAPNPLKHTEKETEPLEKIQKAAKEASYESTQHDAKSSKSSVSSEKGKTKDRDHSLSDKDSSEKRKSSVQPEKEHSERAAEQGNGKTVSQSSKDGRSSEKHDSGRGSAAKDFTPNRDKKSDHDGSREHSSSKRRDEKSESARRKDSPSRIRDSTAVQKSKPREERVEPPKKGPAEAKRSSYSPPRERKPAEHKAVHEPKRPAEEHKPPEKNPGKEKEKEKEKEKHVPEVKSNKEKEPGGNKPPVKQDSPEDKVEKENAAGQSDKGAAKPKPPVSSATRLSSDLTRETDEAAFVPDYNESDSESNVSAKDEEAAGKTPKEVKEKAVDKVKEEAAAPAPAEQPEVGRSQSQSSPSVSRSRSHSPSESQTRSHSSSASSGESQDSKKKKKKKEKKKHKKHKKHKKHKKHMGNETELEKSQKHKHKKKKSKKSKDKEKDDQKVKSVTT
- the RBBP6 gene encoding E3 ubiquitin-protein ligase RBBP6 isoform X5, with protein sequence MSCVHYKFSSKLNYDTVTFDGLHISLSDLKRQIMGREKLKAADCDLQITNAQTKEEYTDDSALIPKNSSVIVRRIPIGGVKATSKTYVISRSEPVSGTSKAIDDSSASISLAQLTKTANLAEANASEEDKIKAMMTQSGHEYDPVNYMKKPVGPPPPSYTCFRCGKPGHYIKNCPTNGDKNFESVPRIKKSTGIPRSFMMEVKDPNTKGAMLTNTGKYAIPTIDAEAYAIGKKEKPPFLPEEPSSSSEEDDPIPDELLCLICKDIMTDAVVIPCCGNSYCDECIRTALLESEEHTCPTCHQTDVSPDALIANKFLRQAVNNFKNETGYTKRLRKIQQQQQQQQQQQLPPPPPPPPPLMRQTITRTLQPLMRPAMARQQDPLMIPLASLASRSALSSLGPGPSMAAGLPVNPSSVVVSDLPPAVSLSLRGEKPDGPFRDADAVLPPALMTAAELSKSSPLSISSLLEEKGYQVPVLRQPAIPSLLGPQGQSIPTTGHPMRAGALRRPGWELSNRGRPHSDRAQRTQAPSLPASAPVFVPVPPPPLYPPPPHALPLPPGVPPPQFPPQFPPGQPPSAGYTVPPPGYPPAPANMSSAWVPTAVPAAHSNTIPTTQAPPLSREEFYREQRRLKEESKSPYSASSYSRSSYTYSKSRSGSSRSRSYSRSFSRSHSRSYSRSPPYQRRGKGKSRNYRSRSRSHGYHRSRSRSPPYRRYHSRSRSPVFRGQSPTKRTVPQGEAEREYFNRYREVPPYDMKAYYGRSVDFRDPFEKERYREWERNYREWYEKFYKGYAVGAQPRPPVSRENFSPERFGPPGTRRENSPYARGRREEYPAGQSHRNRNVAGNYPEKPGRESHGIKDPTKSKEKEVENPLGDGKGNKHKKHRKRRKGDENEGFPNVELLEGARKPREPVPTEDAKTDSLFMLPSRDDATPVRDEPMEADSIAFKPVSEKEKKEKDKPKAKVEKTKRKVEVASAPKKDSVAKPAKASQEKVDPDREKSPRTEPPVKKVKEELPKTDSVKTSSSQKDEKALGTPRKAHPKVTKDHPETRPAKEEKAKKEHPKEAKAEKPSSKEEKSKKPAEKSKLSDAKLEKRKRKAEEKADKEHEATSAKAYKPESAELKTSPKGKAEPEGDKGERTPEKDKAAFLNNPSKKIKLNRETGKKIVSGENVPPGKEAVEKPEPSSSKVKAEKTKGKARRKVTAADGASSTLVDYTSTSSTGGSPVRKPEEKPDTKRTVIKTLEEYNNDITAPAEDVIIMIQVPQSKWDKDDFESEEEDIKSTTQVPPAVGKPASVIKPVSAKAPNPLKHTEKETEPLEKIQKAAKEASYESTQHDAKSSKSSVSSEKGKTKDRDHSLSDKDSSEKRKSSVQPEKEHSERAAEQGNGKTVSQSSKDGRSSEKHDSGRGSAAKDFTPNRDKKSDHDGSREHSSSKRRDEKSESARRKDSPSRIRDSTAVQKSKPREERVEPPKKGPAEAKRSSYSPPRERKPAEHKAVHEPKRPAEEHKPPEKNPGKEKEKEKEKEKHVPEVKSNKEKEPGGNKPPVKQDSPEDKVEKENAAGQSDKGAAKPKPPVSSATRLSSDLTRETDEAAFVPDYNESDSESNVSAKDEEAAGKTPKEVKEKAVDKVKEEAAAPAPAEQPEVGRSQSQSSPSVSRSRSHSPSESQTRSHSSSASSGESQDSKKKKKKKEKKKHKKHKKHKKHKKHMGNETELEKSQKHKHKKKKSKKSKDKEKDDQKVKSVTT
- the RBBP6 gene encoding E3 ubiquitin-protein ligase RBBP6 isoform X4, whose amino-acid sequence is MSCVHYKFSSKLNYDTVTFDGLHISLSDLKRQIMGREKLKAADCDLQITNAQTKEEYTDDSALIPKNSSVIVRRIPIGGVKATSKTYVIYMKKPVGPPPPSYTCFRCGKPGHYIKNCPTNGDKNFESVPRIKKSTGIPRSFMMEVKDPNTKGAMLTNTGKYAIPTIDAEAYAIGKKEKPPFLPEEPSSSSEEDDPIPDELLCLICKDIMTDAVVIPCCGNSYCDECIRTALLESEEHTCPTCHQTDVSPDALIANKFLRQAVNNFKNETGYTKRLRKIQQQQQQQQQQQLPPPPPPPPPLMRQTITRTLQPLMRPAMARQQDPLMIPLASLASRSALSSLGPGPSMAAGLPVNPSSVVVSDLPPAVSLSLRGEKPDGPFRDADAVLPPALMTAAELSKSSPLSISSLLEEKGYQVPVLRQPAIPSLLGPQGQSIPTTGHPMRAGALRRPGWELSNRGRPHSDRAQRTQAPSLPASAPVFVPVPPPPLYPPPPHALPLPPGVPPPQFPPQFPPGQPPSAGYTVPPPGYPPAPANMSSAWVPTAVPAAHSNTIPTTQAPPLSREEFYREQRRLKEEEKKKSKLDEFTNDFAKELMEYKKIQKERRRSFSRSKSPYSASSYSRSSYTYSKSRSGSSRSRSYSRSFSRSHSRSYSRSPPYQRRGKGKSRNYRSRSRSHGYHRSRSRSPPYRRYHSRSRSPVFRGQSPTKRTVPQGEAEREYFNRYREVPPYDMKAYYGRSVDFRDPFEKERYREWERNYREWYEKFYKGYAVGAQPRPPVSRENFSPERFGPPGTRRENSPYARGRREEYPAGQSHRNRNVAGNYPEKPGRESHGIKDPTKSKEKEVENPLGDGKGNKHKKHRKRRKGDENEGFPNVELLEGARKPREPVPTEDAKTDSLFMLPSRDDATPVRDEPMEADSIAFKPVSEKEKKEKDKPKAKVEKTKRKVEVASAPKKDSVAKPAKASQEKVDPDREKSPRTEPPVKKVKEELPKTDSVKTSSSQKDEKALGTPRKAHPKVTKDHPETRPAKEEKAKKEHPKEAKAEKPSSKEEKSKKPAEKSKLSDAKLEKRKRKAEEKADKEHEATSAKAYKPESAELKTSPKGKAEPEGDKGERTPEKDKAAFLNNPSKKIKLNRETGKKIVSGENVPPGKEAVEKPEPSSSKVKAEKTKGKARRKVTAADGASSTLVDYTSTSSTGGSPVRKPEEKPDTKRTVIKTLEEYNNDITAPAEDVIIMIQVPQSKWDKDDFESEEEDIKSTTQVPPAVGKPASVIKPVSAKAPNPLKHTEKETEPLEKIQKAAKEASYESTQHDAKSSKSSVSSEKGKTKDRDHSLSDKDSSEKRKSSVQPEKEHSERAAEQGNGKTVSQSSKDGRSSEKHDSGRGSAAKDFTPNRDKKSDHDGSREHSSSKRRDEKSESARRKDSPSRIRDSTAVQKSKPREERVEPPKKGPAEAKRSSYSPPRERKPAEHKAVHEPKRPAEEHKPPEKNPGKEKEKEKEKEKHVPEVKSNKEKEPGGNKPPVKQDSPEDKVEKENAAGQSDKGAAKPKPPVSSATRLSSDLTRETDEAAFVPDYNESDSESNVSAKDEEAAGKTPKEVKEKAVDKVKEEAAAPAPAEQPEVGRSQSQSSPSVSRSRSHSPSESQTRSHSSSASSGESQDSKKKKKKKEKKKHKKHKKHKKHKKHMGNETELEKSQKHKHKKKKSKKSKDKEKDDQKVKSVTT